A stretch of DNA from Salmo trutta chromosome 12, fSalTru1.1, whole genome shotgun sequence:
cccaaatgttttgttttgtttaagacTCCTACCTTCACCTGTTTAACTGAATTGATAGGGCACTTGGATAGGCGCACATGTCTTAAACCACAGTGTATAATTTGCTCTTTGGGATATTTCAAAAGAGGAGTTCAGAGGGAAACGGATGGCTCGCTCTTTGTGATGCGGTTTTCCGCAATAAGCCACTGTGTGTAACGCTGTGTAATTTTATCCACGCTGCACTCTCTTGATTCACGCAAGGCTGATACCTTGCCTCCCCCTTTCCTTTGTATCAATTGGTCGGAGTTCAGGCTATTGTCACTGGAAGGTTCTTTTAGATCTGTGCACGCTGTCGATCAGCGAAATCTCACGAAAGGCTCCTTGTAGGATACAGAAGTTTTTACAGTCCTCTGTGGGGTGAGCAAAGGAGACGACAACCGCCAGGACGAGACCGCACTGTTGCCAACGCACCGGCCCTAATCGACCACGGCTTCACCAGATCACTTCAGATAAAGAGACCGCAGAGGAACACATCTGCGTGCCAATGTTTCGTGGGCAGGATCATTACGTTTTGCCAGCACTACGGCAAAGGCATACGCCAACTCTTTAATGGGACCCCGGAGGCCATTTCTATCCATTCTTGTCAGAATCTTACGATATACAGCCATGCCACAATGGTTATAATTCAGTTCCTGTTGTTGCTGAGTTTCTTGGACCAAAGCAAGCAGGAATATCTGTCTCCGAGGCTTGCTAGGACTTCAGGGGCGCCTTGTGCCAGGGGCCAGGCGTGTGACCCAAGGCAGCGGAGAGATGCTGGGGGACGCGGTGGAGTCTACGAGCACCTCGGAGGAGCACCAAGATGCAGAAAACTTTACTGTGCAACCAAATATCATTTGCAAATACACCCAAGCGGGAAAATAGACGGTTCTCTTGAGGAAAACAACCAATTTAGTAAGTATAGGCTATAATACATTTTGTATTTCCTTTATATGTGTAGCCTACACGTAGAAAACAAGGTTATGGGTAGAACCAAACATGGTTATCTGCTTGCTTTATATATGGCACCCCTTAAGGTTCTTCCAAGGACCGAaattggttccatatagaaccctatgGAACCCAAGGGTTCTATATCGAATAAATTTTGGTTGAGCGAAGAAGAACCTCCGGGGTTCTGATCAAAGAACCCTAAAAAAGGGatctatatagaacctttaggGGTACCATAATATATGACGCACGCAAATAACCTAAGAGcgtatatattttgttttatattgAAGATCTCATGTGGTTAAAGAACACTGTTTGTTTCATAAGCATTTGAAAAACTTAATTATAACGGAAATATCTGTTGAATTGAATAATTAATGTTTTCATTGTGTGGCGCTGGAAGTATCATTCCATGCGATTTGGACTATATTTTTTATTCATAGCTGCATTAGGTCAGGCATGCTCTTTATAAAACAGTATTCGCCTATGGGGTACAGTAGATCATATAGACGACAACACCGGTAGGTAAGCTGTCATACATGTGATGCAATATATACCAAACGGATCACTTCCCACTGTTCCCCACATAAACTGCCCCCCCAGGCTACCTCATCAGGGTCACAATTACGGCGTTCACAGATCATTGGTATACTGAATGGTTTCCTCTTGCACATTTGACTTGGGCAGTGTAATCATGTTTGTATATCTTTGAAAACGTGACCAGAGGACACTTATTAACTGTTGTATTTAAACACTTAGGCATAGTCACTTATCAGGCAATAGAGCGCCCATTAGCCAAACCCAAACACTAAAACGAGGCCTATTTACATATGAACATCAGAATTAACAGACTATGAGAGACACAAAAGCTGGGTCGTAGCGGATGTATTTATCCAATCAATGACGATTATCCGAAGCCACTGAATACCCTACATAGACTAATCAATGGGTGATGATAGAGCAAATAAAcccaaatgtaatatttttttcatCTTACAACTTCTAAACACCCAATTAGATTTTAATTTATCCAAGTTATTTGTGAGCTAATTGACTTTTGTGATGACATTACAACCAACAATTTTAAAAAAGATACACAGTAAAGCTATTTTTATTAACATTTCATAGACGTTGTGTTTCTACATCCGACACTTAACCAAAACGCATAACGTTTATTATCATGATAAGCCCAACATTTTTCTGTGCGTAATGGAGCCCGAGAACGGCGAAGCCACTGCACGTCATCCAAATGATAGCGTCATGAAGGAGAGTACTACTACTCATATAGTCTACTATAGCTTGATGTAAATGTTCTTCAGAATGCATCAATGCATAACATTTGGTCTCATCTTCTCAGGCATCATGGAGATCACAGCAGTGGATGTTGGAGTGGTAGCGATAAAGGGGATATTTTCCGGGAGGTATCTGGCCATGAATGATAAAGGACGTCTATACGCCTCGGTAAGTGTTGTCACATCTGCCAAGATACCTAAATATGCTTTAAGAGGATTCGGGTAACAAGGAGCGCTATTTGAATCCATCTATCCATTGGGGTGTTTATCTTGCGTAAAACTCCACCAAACTGTAGGGATTTCCCTAAACAACATATCTTATATGAGGCTTGTGCGACCGCTCCAACTAATTGGTCACTGCTCTAGTTCTCAAGAGTTTGAAGCAGCCTATCATTAATGCAAGGCATTATGATCAATCACATggaatgtgtttgtgtttctgtgggTGTCTGTGTTGGGTTTTACTATTTTTGTGGGGCCCAGAAGTCCTCACATTtcgctggtccccacaaggaaaaatgctattttaggcttaggggtttgggttagaattagggttaggggttagggaaaatagtattttgaatgggaatcaattgtttggtcctcacaaggatagcaaaacaacggtgtgtgtgtgtgtgtagatgtagaTGTCAGTGAATCAAGGAGGCCTAATTGAATAGctttcatgtgaaattgtgatTTCATAGATAGGTCTATTCGAGTATTGGTCCAAGGCCATGAATGAAAGGATTAATGAAAGGACTGATTGACAATGATGAAAGGTTGATTGACATTGTGTTCTCTTTCAGGATGTGTTCAACCAGGAGTGTGAGTTCCTGGAGCGGATTCATGAGCTGGGCTACAACACCTATGCTTCACGACACCACTCCACCCTGCAGCCCCCTGCTGGGGGTGGCAGTGGCAAACGACGAGCCAGTGCCAAGAGGCAGTGGTATGTGTCCATCAATGGGAAAGGCCGGCCAAGGAGGGGCTTTAAGACACGCAGCACTGACAAAGCCTCCCTTTTCCTGCCTCGAGTGCTAGGCAATAAGGACCATGAGATGGTGCGAAAGCTCCGTGACAGCCAGAGGCCTCCAGCTGGACAGCAGAGTCCCACTATGGGCCGGGCTGAGCACCGGAGACGGAGACACAGGGCCCGGGGCAGAAAGGGCAGAACCAAGAGGCCTGGTGACTGACTAACACTCGCCACTGCCTGAGAGCAGTAGGCCCTATTTCTCCGCTGAGGAGCACCAGTTCACGGCACATGAAACGGACCAAAAACAGACTTACTGAAATATCTATCTTAGAAGGAGAAAAGTTCACTTGGATCAGTCAGTGGCAGCAAGCTATACTTCGTTGTTCAAACTCCCGCCAAAATCCTTGCTTGAGATACATGCAACTCGAACCATCCCCCTACAACTATTGCAATACCAACACAAGATTTGCCTGGGAATTCAAGTCAGGCACATACATCTAAAGTTAGATCTACCGCTACACAAGTATGAAAGGATGAtacattttgtgttttgttttgtacATACATGTGTGAATGTGACTAAAGTCAACACAGCTGGATATCTTCTTACTGTTATATTACCTGGAAGAAGACAAGTTGTTTTGTGTTCTTGTGGAACTTTTTAAAGATCATAaataatgtatgtatatatgtgtacagTTATTTTTCATATCCGTTTCGTTTATCAGCAGCTTTAAGTTCAAGCAAGAACTGGACATCATTCAAGTGCTTACAGATGCCAAGTAGGTGGTATGCACCATCATTCACGTGCTTACAGATGCCAAGCAGGTGGTATGCACCATCATTCACGTGCTTACAGATGCCAAGCAGGTGGTATGCACCATCATTCACGTGCTTACAGATGCCAAGGAGGTGGTATGCACCATCATTCAAGTGCTTACAGATGCCAAGGAGGTGGTATGCACCATCATTCACGTGCTTACAGATGCCAAGGAGGTGGTATGCACCATCATTCACGTGCTTACAGATGCCAAGCAGGTGGTATGCACCATCATTCACGTGCTTACAGATGCCAAGGAGGTGGTATGCACCATCATTCAAGTGCTTACAGATACCAAGCAGGTGGTATGCACCATCATTCAAGTGCTTACAGATGCCAAGGAGGTGGTATGCACCATCATTCAAGTGCTTACAGATACCAAGCAGGTGGTATGCACCATCATTCAAGTGCTTACAGATGCCAAGGAGGTGGTATGCTCCAGAGAAATAGAAATATAGCAAAGCACTTTTTCAAACTAACataaaaagaaaacaaataaaaacatgggaaCACATTTATTTTGAAATGTAGTTATGCTGTGATAGTGTACTGTCTGTAAACTGCGAGAAGTACTTTGTATATTGCTAATGATATGAATATTTATTTGGTACctgtgttttttaaattattgatGAGATTGTTTCTACATTTACCAATGTTATTCTTTTTTTACTTTGTTGTAACCAACCAGGCGTACCCCTCACTCAAACGTATGGTAACGAGAGATATTGTCAAAACAAATGGTCAATCTGGCTTGTCAATCATGACTTTGTTTTGTTAATTGGTGTAACTAGCTAGTGCAACTGAACAGACAAAATACATCAAATTTACTTATCAAATCCTCGTTGTCCATTTTTGGGCATGACAGCACACTCAACTGACTCCATTTTGTTCCGCCCATGACCATGTTTTGTACTTCAACCCAGGTTGGGATCATCTCTGTCAGTTCTGACACCACTGTTCCAACACCAGGCAGGCCTAGCTTTGGTCTTGCATGTTGCTCATAGATTGCCGTTGTGTTCAGAGCATGGGGGATCCAGCTTTGTTCCACTCTATGTTAACACAAATATGTAATTGTCATGATTTTGTCCACCACCAATCAATTATTTTATGGTGAATGTTGAGTCATGAGGCTATAGTGAACACTGTAACATATAAACAATAAACGATCAAGTATTTCTTTTAATGTCATATGGACATTTTTAACCTGTGAACGTTGTGTTCAAAAAGGCTTCCGGGGTTAAGAGGGAGGTCTAATTTTAGCGTCTGAGTTACCTCTGTCAAGGCGAGGTGATTATTACAGTTTCAAAATAATATAGGCTACTGATggcaaaatgtacattttaaaagCTGAATGGTTGTTTCTTTATTTCCAAGTACCATGACTTTATAGCTTGCCTTTATCAACCCTAATAGTGTGATCCCACGGTCCTGAAGTAAAATGGCTCTCATGGCCTTCCAGCAGAATGGAACTCTCTCAGGGGAACCAATCCCTTCTATGTGCTGTACTGTACCCTGTTCACTCATTCACAGTGACTGCACCTCTTTTAATGACAGAGAAAGTGTTAGGGATACAATAAGATCTTTTTAATTGCAAGCACTGTCATTGAATGTTGAACGAAAGTTTATATGAAAAACTGAACCTAGCAACCAACCAGTAACTGTGTATTGCTATATCTATAGGAGCATATAAAGAAGTGTTATCCTATACCTTGAGGGTCTGAAAGCTTCCTGAGCATGACAATAGAGCGTCTCTGGGGGAACCTGGGAAGCTGTGTCGCCCGAGACATTCTGCTTTTTCTCAAAACCGACCAAAGCCTCAGATCCAATAAACAAGGCAATCCCTCCTGAAAAAGAAACTGTGTCATAGAAAGTGTAACATGTTGCTATAGTTGGTTGTGAATGCCAAACTCTAATATTACTTAACCGGAATGTGGGACTTTTGATAAGTGGAAGTATTGAATTGGCCTTTGTGTTTCCCCGCCCGCTGTCTTATTTTCAACAATCAGCGGCATCTCGTCTAATCTCACGGGACAAAACATCATGTCTTCATCTTAATAGCCTGATGACTAGGGTCTAGGCTAAGCGGTCACCCTACAAAGATATGCATTTATCAGTCAGACAATAAAATCTACATTCTGATGTAGCCTAATATGTGCTGGCTAACGAAAATATATGATATTTCCCAGGAGAGCAGTAGACAtgaattacagtaccagtcaaaggttaggacacacctactcattcaaggggttttccttctttatttattttttactattttctacattgtagaataatagtgaagacatcaaaactatgaaatagcacctatggaatcaggtagtaaccaaaaaagagttaaacatatcaaaatacattttatataaggagattcttcaaaatagccagcctttgccatgatgacagctttgcacactcttgtcattctctcaaccagcttcacctggaatgcttttccaacagtcttgaaggagttcccacatatgctgagcacttattggctgcttttccttcactctgcggtccaactcatcccaaaccatctcaattgggttgaggtcgggtgattgtggaagccaggtcatctgctgcagcactccagcactctccttcttggtcaaatagcccttacacagcctggagttgttttggatcattgtcctgctgaaaaacagatgatagtcccactaagtgcaaaccagatggaatggagTATTGCTGCAgaaggctgtggtagccatgctggttaagtgtgcctcgaattctaaataagtcacagacagtatcaccagcaaagcaccctcacaccatcacacctcctcctccatgcttcatggtaggaactacacatgcggagatcatccattcacctactctgtgtctcacaaagacacagcggttggaaccaaatatctcaaatttggactcatcagaccaaaggacagatttccaccggtctaatatccttttctcgtgtttcttggcccaagcaagtctcttcttctattggtgtcctttagtagtggtttctttgcagcaatcgaccatgaaggcctgattcacgcagtctcctctcaacagatgttgttgagatgtgtctgttacttgaactctatggaacatttctgggatcttaacCCATCATCAATGTGTGACCCCTGGCATTTTTGAAGATGAAAATAAATAGACAGGATCAATTTAACTTGCGTGTAAAGGTTGTAGCCTAGTCTGACATGATAACTGAAACTGGGTTATTCACTAGGCCTCTATTTTATACCCACAATTACATCCAGCTTACAAACAAAGAATGAAAATGACAATTTTGATAAAGCCGATATCAATATTTAATTGGGGGTTATGGGACATGTTCATTCAACTTAATAGGAAGCATACAGAAATCAGGAGTTAAAACTGATTTAAATTGTAGAAATTGAGGCTACCATGCAGCTTGGCCCCTTCTGCATATTCCCACGCAGATCATGTTGTTCTCCTGTTCCCTTCGGTGCTCCCGCAGAACATCTATTCAGGCACATGACACTCTTATTAGTTCAGTGGCACTAAGCAAGTAAACAAAAGGTCAGTAGTTAGAGTTTGCGTCCCGATATGGTGACTTCTGTTGACCCGCACAACACAATGGAGTGTCTGGCTGTCGCCATGTCAAGGGGAGATGCTCATTAGTGCACTAGCAAACTTCCCCTTTCCACAGTCGACCCGGTAAAACCTGTAATGACATCCGGTGATTGAAGGCATTGTATTCCACCACTACGGCAGACGGCGGGATAAACCATAGGCTATCACAGGTAAGCAAGCACAGATTCTCTTTTCCCCATCTATGGAAAGCATCTCTTGTGTTAACTTGTAGACACTGCACCCTAGGGGTAGGGCGTTAGGCTAGTGGTTTTCTAATAAGACAAAGGCTTTACAGAAAATGACAAAATAGTCCAAACGTTAATAACGTGAAACATTAACATTAGACGTTTTACACTTTTCCGCCAAACAACGATGGTAATAAGGAAGCAATGCACATCAATGTGGCACCAATTTGGATTTTTTCAGCAAATATATGGAGTGcaaatactttttatttttaatgtcaAACGCTTATATACTCATATATGACACGAAATGTGACCTAAATAAATCAAAAATGAGCTTATGAACAGCAAGTCATAATTTGAGctaattcaatataattccaagcAATCATCATAATAATGCTAAAAAGAAGAGGAGTGATGATGCAAAGATGATGAAATGTAAGAATTTGAATAAGCTACTATTATTGTTGCTGCTATTGTAGTTTGAACATGTAATCTTAACAATCAGTGAAATGTGTCCCACCAAATTAAAACCGCAGGTATTCAGTGTCTCCCCGAAAGGAGACAGGCCCTCATGCCTGCCAAATTGGCGTGGCCAGGAATTCCGCCTTCTGAGAACCTTGGGAGGCTTTTGTGTCTGTCCTGTGCAGGCCGTCTCCACTGCTTACCATGACCTCTCAGCCAAATTGACACTTCACTGTTTTGGTtatccatttttttatttgttgagCATCTTCCCCTAATGGTCAAATAACAACTTGACTGAGAAGTGACATATTGATGTGGTCTAAATTATGCTTATTTAAATATAGACACAATTTCCAAATTGTGTGAGACTCTTTGTCTCAAATAATATTTGGTGCACATCAGACAGTATTTATAAGATGCCATAAAATAATGAGCAAAAGTGTTAAAATCACGACTTCTATCCCACAAGAGTGACAGGCCTACTTCAAAGGCCTGTTGATCGATTAAATTTAAAATAAAAGTGACGTAGCCTACCCCTGAGTCTATACCAAAATGATGTAATACAATTTTTTTCGGAAATACATTTTACACAATTAGTGACATTCACTTTCAATTTCATTTTCTTTCACCAGCAGAAATAAAACTAGAAAAAAATGATGGTCACCGAAATGGCTGCTGCCAGATACCCTGGCTGACGCAACCCACGTGATATAGGAGGTCTTCGAGTTTGGTATCAGCAGTAACTGCCAGTAGAAAGCATCAAAGAAGATCAAACCAGGATGATTTCTCCTTTTACAGGCAAAAAGATTGACACTGTCCAAATCAAACGGGAAAATCATCAAGTGGGCGGTATTCAAATTAACAATTGGGAAAGTGCTCAACGTTTCAGCACTGAGGAAATATTAAACAAATCGAATACAGCTTTGAATGGTTTTACTCATAAAATACATAGTCGAGTAGGACTTTAGGTCATGTGGTGCACTATGCAAAATGCATAATCCTAGACCTAGAACATGCGAAAATGTTGTCGTCGTGTTCCTTTTAACAAAATAGATTTCAAATAGGGCTATCGAGTGTACGGTTTGTATCTGTTTGTTTTACGACTAACGCGCGGTTATTATGGTGAACAGCAACACCTTAGCACAAAACACTGACTGAACACTCACAGCTTATCAACGCATAGCCTACAATTTGAGTGTATATCACAGTTGCATGCAGTTGTGTCAATGTCCTCTAAAGCGCGCACATTTCTATGTATAAATGCCGattacaacaaaaacaaaaggTTTAAAGTTGAGTGAATGGAACTGCGAACAGTACCTTTCATAAATACACTATAGGTCTCTGCCAGCTGTCTTTTGTAAGCGGACAAGGGGTGGGTTTTCACGTGCAGACTTGAGGGCAATTTAAGTTTACGGTGTCTCTCGATATCGTCAGGTAAAGGGCGAAAGCAGAGGACATCACAGACACTTGTCGATTGCCTTGCTGACCAGGAGAGATTGAGCCAAGGGAACAATAGATTTGGACCAAAACAGGCTACAACCACCTGCCCTATGATGAAAGTGCTGCCTTATTCAAGGTCTGATGCAAACATCATCTTTACATATTAATGCTGTCCTTATTTAACAAGTTTAAAGACACGCTCAAAAGTTACAGGCTTAGACGTGGAGTAATCTCAAGCTATCAAGACAGCAACGTCGAAAATGTATTCAGTCAAATATGTGAGTGAAAAGTTATTGAGCAACCGAACACAGttaaaaagtaaaacaaaatgtTACTCTTTGATAGTGAATCCCTATGCAGCGCGATGTGTAGCCTACTTAAAAATGCGGAGACAAATTACAGTACCATGGAGAGCGGCACCCCAGGACTACGTGAACGGAAAAACGTCACTTGTTGAAGTATGGGCTAATACCGTGCATCATCAAAGGACAGTTATAAACCGTGTAAGTCCATTATCTTTGCTTGAAAAGTCAGCAAGTTATTTAACAAATTATTaaaatatttgtttgtttgttcgatTTTTGTCCAGAAAACGCTTTTTTGATGTATGCCTGTTTCATTTACACAATAGTTTATTTCCCATCAGTTGTAAGGAATTGATCCAAAACGAAACCAGGGGAAAGTATAGGCCTGAAGCTCAGTTGACATGGGGGAAACCTCCAGAGGCGATGCTCAAACGTATACTAATAGACCAAAGTTGTACTGGATGTGTACAATGGTAATGAATGATAATCCATGGAGTACCTCAGTGATCGCTGCCAACGCAACAACAAATGTCACTCCCGATCTATTTGATTATCCATAAGGCAGAGAACAGACACTTGTGAGACACAGAAAAAGATCAAA
This window harbors:
- the LOC115202690 gene encoding fibroblast growth factor 3-like; protein product: MVIIQFLLLLSFLDQSKQEYLSPRLARTSGAPCARGQACDPRQRRDAGGRGGVYEHLGGAPRCRKLYCATKYHLQIHPSGKIDGSLEENNQFSIMEITAVDVGVVAIKGIFSGRYLAMNDKGRLYASDVFNQECEFLERIHELGYNTYASRHHSTLQPPAGGGSGKRRASAKRQWYVSINGKGRPRRGFKTRSTDKASLFLPRVLGNKDHEMVRKLRDSQRPPAGQQSPTMGRAEHRRRRHRARGRKGRTKRPGD